From one Nitrospirota bacterium genomic stretch:
- a CDS encoding CTP synthase — protein MGKFIFVTGGVISSLGKGLASASIGALLEARGLRVTFLKLDPYINVDPGTMNPYQHGEVFVTDDGAETDLDLGHYERYASVTMLKRNNYTTGKIYDTVIRKERRGDYLGGTVQVVPHITDEIKKCIRNVDWGVDVVIVEIGGTVGDIESLPFLEAIRQIPFDVGKENVLYIHLTLVPYIPTADELKTKPTQHSVNKLREIGIQPDILLCRSDRHLSSDLKRKIALFCNLRPEEVMSAQDVESIYEVPVLLNIEKLDDMILTKLHLSGHPVQLEKWKEIIEIVKHPQETVEIALVGKYVELKESYKSLLEALVHGGIGNLSKVKIQWVDSEEIEKNGTEAYFKTVHGILVPGGFGDRGIEGKITTIRYAREHKIPFFGICLGMQCAVIEFSRNVVHLSKANSSEFDKDSPDKVISLMTDQQELTDKGGTMRLGAYPCVLSVNSKAYQCYQKTEIRERHRHRYEFNNHYRDQLQKTGLKISGTSPDHRLVEIIELEDHPWFIGVQFHPEFKSRPLDPHPLFKSYIKACLEYQRSVK, from the coding sequence TATATCAACGTGGATCCCGGGACGATGAACCCCTATCAACATGGCGAAGTTTTCGTAACGGATGACGGCGCTGAGACGGATCTCGATCTGGGACATTATGAGCGGTATGCCTCGGTGACCATGTTAAAAAGAAACAACTATACCACCGGAAAAATCTACGACACGGTCATTCGAAAAGAGAGGCGCGGAGATTACCTCGGCGGAACGGTCCAAGTGGTACCCCATATCACCGATGAAATTAAAAAGTGCATTCGAAATGTCGATTGGGGAGTCGACGTTGTTATTGTCGAAATCGGCGGAACGGTGGGTGATATCGAATCGCTCCCTTTCCTTGAAGCCATTCGTCAAATTCCTTTCGATGTAGGAAAAGAAAATGTTCTGTATATTCATTTAACCCTGGTCCCTTATATTCCGACCGCGGATGAACTCAAAACAAAGCCAACCCAGCATAGCGTGAACAAGCTTCGGGAAATCGGTATTCAGCCCGATATTCTCCTTTGTCGGTCAGATCGGCACCTGTCATCGGATCTCAAAAGAAAAATTGCCTTATTCTGCAACCTGAGGCCGGAAGAGGTGATGTCAGCCCAGGATGTGGAAAGTATTTATGAAGTTCCCGTTCTTCTGAATATTGAAAAACTCGACGATATGATTTTGACCAAGCTTCATTTATCCGGGCATCCGGTCCAACTGGAGAAGTGGAAAGAAATAATCGAAATTGTAAAACATCCTCAAGAGACGGTTGAAATCGCTTTGGTGGGTAAATACGTTGAGTTGAAGGAGTCCTACAAAAGTCTTCTTGAAGCGTTGGTTCATGGCGGAATTGGAAACCTGTCAAAAGTGAAGATTCAGTGGGTCGATTCGGAAGAGATCGAGAAGAACGGAACTGAGGCCTATTTTAAGACCGTCCATGGGATTTTGGTTCCCGGCGGTTTTGGCGACCGCGGCATAGAAGGCAAGATTACGACGATCCGCTATGCCCGGGAACATAAAATTCCATTTTTTGGAATCTGTCTGGGGATGCAATGCGCCGTGATTGAATTTAGCCGTAACGTCGTTCACCTTTCCAAAGCCAATAGTTCGGAGTTTGACAAAGATTCCCCGGATAAAGTCATTTCATTGATGACCGATCAGCAGGAGCTGACGGATAAAGGGGGGACGATGCGGTTAGGGGCCTATCCCTGTGTGTTAAGCGTGAATTCGAAGGCCTATCAATGTTATCAGAAAACAGAAATTAGAGAACGGCATCGTCATCGGTATGAGTTTAACAATCACTATCGGGACCAACTGCAAAAGACGGGCCTGAAAATCAGCGGAACTTCGCCGGATCACCGCCTGGTCGAAATCATTGAACTCGAAGATCATCCCTGGTTTATCGGCGTGCAATTTCATCCGGAATTTAAATCAAGACCGCTAGACCCGCATCCTCTATTCAAATCTTACATTAAAGCTTGTTTGGAATACCAGAGGTCGGTTAAATGA